A stretch of Metabacillus sp. FJAT-52054 DNA encodes these proteins:
- a CDS encoding dihydrolipoamide acetyltransferase family protein, with translation MSFEFKMPDIGEGIHEGEIVKWFVKPGDEIEEDDVLAEVQNDKAVVEIPSPVKGKVLELKVDEGTVATVGQTLITFDAPGYENLKFKGDDHGSDEKKEEKTEAQVQSTGEAGQDVKKEEAPKQEPAAETGAGSQDQVEADPNKRIVAMPSVRKYAREQGIDIRQVNGSGKNGRVSKEDIDAFGKGGAAQPTEASAAEESKQESKQDSKPAAQAIPEGELPETREKMSGMRRAIAKAMVNSKHTAPHVTLMDEIDVTELVAHRKKFKGVAADQGIKLTYLPYVVKALTSALKKFPVLNTSLDDSTDEIVQKHYYNIGIAADTEKGLLVPVVKNADRKSVFEISDEINQLAVKARDGKLSGAEMKGASCTISNIGSAGGQWFTPVINHPEVAILGIGRIAEKAVVRDGEIVVAPVLALSLSFDHRMIDGATAQNAMNHIKRLLNDPQLILMEA, from the coding sequence GTGTCATTCGAATTTAAAATGCCGGATATCGGTGAAGGAATCCATGAAGGCGAGATCGTAAAATGGTTTGTTAAGCCAGGTGACGAAATTGAAGAGGACGACGTGCTAGCTGAAGTGCAAAACGATAAAGCAGTCGTTGAAATTCCTTCTCCTGTAAAAGGAAAAGTATTAGAACTTAAAGTTGATGAGGGAACAGTTGCAACAGTTGGACAAACTCTAATCACTTTTGACGCTCCAGGCTACGAGAACCTTAAATTCAAGGGTGACGATCATGGAAGCGATGAGAAAAAAGAAGAAAAAACTGAGGCTCAGGTTCAATCAACAGGCGAAGCGGGTCAAGATGTGAAAAAAGAAGAAGCTCCAAAGCAAGAACCTGCTGCTGAAACAGGTGCAGGAAGCCAGGATCAGGTTGAAGCTGACCCTAATAAACGCATTGTAGCTATGCCATCTGTGCGTAAATATGCACGCGAGCAAGGTATTGATATCCGTCAAGTAAACGGATCCGGCAAAAACGGACGCGTATCTAAAGAAGATATCGATGCATTCGGCAAAGGCGGAGCTGCGCAACCAACAGAAGCTTCAGCAGCAGAAGAAAGCAAACAAGAATCTAAACAAGATTCAAAACCGGCTGCACAAGCAATTCCGGAAGGCGAGCTTCCTGAAACACGTGAAAAAATGTCCGGCATGAGAAGAGCGATTGCTAAAGCAATGGTAAACTCCAAGCATACGGCTCCTCACGTTACGCTTATGGATGAAATTGATGTTACTGAGCTTGTTGCACACCGTAAAAAATTCAAAGGTGTTGCGGCAGACCAGGGTATTAAGTTAACATATTTACCGTACGTTGTGAAAGCTCTTACTTCTGCGCTGAAAAAGTTCCCAGTGCTTAATACATCTCTTGATGACAGCACAGACGAAATTGTTCAAAAGCACTACTACAACATCGGTATCGCTGCAGATACTGAAAAAGGTCTTCTAGTACCTGTTGTTAAGAACGCTGACCGCAAATCTGTATTCGAAATCTCTGATGAGATCAATCAGCTTGCAGTTAAAGCGCGTGATGGTAAACTTTCCGGTGCCGAAATGAAAGGTGCATCCTGCACAATCTCTAACATCGGTTCTGCCGGCGGACAATGGTTTACTCCAGTAATCAACCATCCTGAGGTAGCAATCCTTGGAATTGGCCGTATTGCTGAAAAGGCTGTTGTACGCGATGGTGAAATTGTTGTAGCTCCAGTTCTTGCTCTTTCCTTGAGCTTCGACCATCGTATGATTGATGGTGCTACTGCACAAAATGCAATGAACCACATCAAGCGTTTACTTAACGACCCACAACTTATTTTAATGGAGGCGTAA
- the lpdA gene encoding dihydrolipoyl dehydrogenase translates to MVVGDFPIETDTLVIGAGPGGYVAAIRAAQLGQKVTIVEKGTLGGVCLNVGCIPSKALISAGHRFENAKHSEDMGITAENVKVDFTKVQEWKGSVVNKLTSGVEGLLKGNKVEIVRGEAYFVDGESIKVMDENSSQTYKFKNAIIATGSRPIELPAFKYSDRVIHSTGALALKDVPKKLVVIGGGYIGTELGTAYANFGTEVTIIEALDDILMGFEKQMSSLVKRNLKKKGNVDIHTKAMAKSVEETENGVKVTFEVKGEEQTVEADYVLVTVGRRPNTDELGLEQVGVEMSDRGVIKIDKQCRTSVSNIFAIGDIVEGPPLAHKASYEGKIAAEVIAGETSEIDYLGIPAVVFSEPELATVGYTEAQAKEEGLEVTAAKFPFAANGRALSLNETDGFMKLITTKEDGIVIGAQIAGANASDMISELGLAIESGMTAEDIAMTIHAHPTLGEITMEAAEVALGSPIHIIK, encoded by the coding sequence ATGGTAGTAGGAGATTTCCCTATTGAGACAGACACTCTTGTCATTGGTGCGGGACCTGGCGGCTATGTAGCCGCCATCCGCGCTGCACAGCTAGGACAAAAAGTAACAATTGTTGAAAAAGGAACTCTAGGCGGAGTTTGCCTAAACGTTGGATGTATTCCTTCCAAAGCATTAATTTCAGCTGGTCACCGCTTCGAAAATGCTAAGCATTCCGAAGATATGGGAATCACGGCTGAAAACGTAAAAGTTGATTTTACAAAGGTTCAGGAATGGAAAGGCAGTGTTGTCAACAAGCTTACGAGCGGTGTTGAAGGCCTTCTAAAAGGAAACAAAGTAGAAATCGTCCGCGGAGAAGCATACTTCGTAGATGGCGAATCCATTAAAGTAATGGATGAAAATTCTTCTCAAACTTATAAATTTAAAAATGCAATCATTGCGACGGGTTCCCGTCCGATCGAACTACCAGCATTCAAATACTCTGACCGTGTCATCCATTCTACCGGCGCTCTTGCTCTTAAAGATGTTCCGAAGAAATTGGTTGTAATCGGCGGAGGCTACATCGGAACTGAGCTTGGAACGGCGTATGCTAACTTCGGTACTGAAGTTACGATTATTGAAGCTTTGGATGATATTTTAATGGGCTTCGAGAAACAAATGAGCTCACTAGTTAAACGCAACCTGAAGAAAAAAGGGAACGTTGACATCCATACGAAAGCAATGGCTAAATCTGTTGAAGAAACAGAAAATGGCGTGAAAGTAACATTTGAAGTGAAAGGCGAAGAACAAACAGTTGAAGCGGATTACGTACTGGTAACAGTAGGACGCCGTCCAAACACTGATGAACTTGGTCTTGAGCAAGTAGGCGTTGAAATGAGCGACCGCGGCGTTATCAAAATTGATAAACAGTGCCGCACAAGCGTTTCCAACATTTTCGCAATTGGTGATATTGTTGAAGGACCGCCTCTTGCGCACAAAGCTTCTTATGAAGGTAAAATTGCTGCAGAAGTAATCGCTGGCGAAACGTCTGAGATCGACTATCTTGGAATTCCAGCAGTTGTATTCTCAGAGCCTGAACTTGCTACTGTAGGATATACAGAAGCTCAAGCGAAGGAAGAGGGTCTTGAAGTAACAGCTGCCAAATTCCCATTCGCTGCTAATGGACGTGCTCTGTCTCTTAATGAAACAGACGGTTTCATGAAGCTAATCACAACGAAAGAAGACGGAATCGTTATCGGAGCTCAAATCGCTGGTGCGAACGCTTCTGACATGATTTCTGAACTTGGACTTGCAATCGAATCCGGAATGACCGCGGAAGATATCGCAATGACGATCCATGCTCACCCAACATTGGGAGAGATTACGATGGAAGCTGCTGAGGTCGCTCTTGGCAGCCCAATTCATATCATTAAATAA